TGGTGCGACGCATGTCATCGACCCCGCCGAGGCGGGCGAGCTTGCCGCGGCGCTCCGCGCGATCGTCCCCGCCGGCCTCGACTTTGCGTTCGACACCAGCGGCGTCGTCCCCGTCATCGAGGCGGGGCTTGCGGCGCTCGGCAGCCATGGCGCGATCGGCCTCGTCGGGGTGCCGTCGAAAGCCGACGCCGCGCTCAATATCCGGATCACCGCGCTGATGACGCCCGGGCACCGGATCATCGGGATCATCGAGGGCGACAGCGATCCGCAAAGCTTCATCCCCGAACTGATCGCGCATCACGCCGCCGGGCGTTTTCCCTTCGATCGGCTCATCAAGACCTTCCCCCTCGACCAGATCAACGAAGCGGTCGCGGCACAGGCGCGCGGCGAATGCATCAAGGTCGTGCTGATCCCCTGAAACACAGACAAGCGGAGAGTGACGATGGAATTCGACTGCGACTATGCGATGCTGATCGGCGGCAGGCTCGACGGAGGCAGCGCGCGTTTCGACGTGCTCAACCCGGCGACCGAGCAGGTCATCGGCAGTGCCCCCGATGCGAGCAAGGATGACCTCGATCGCGCCATCGCTGCGGCGCGCGCCGCCTTTCCGGACTGGGCCGCAACGCCGATCGCCGAGCGCAAGGCGGCGCTCAATGCGATGGGACGGGCGGTTATGGCAGAAGCGGACGCGCTCAAGCGCCTGCTCACCGCCGAGCAGGGCAAGCCGCACGCCGAGGCTGCGGGCGAGATCATGGGAGCGGGCTATTGGCTGATGGGCGCCGCCAGCCTCGACATGCCGGTGACGGTCAACGAGGACAGCGCCGAGCGCTATAGCGAGACGCGGCACGTGCCGCTCGGCGTGGTCGGGGCGATTTCGCCGTGGAACTTTCCGCTGCTGCTCGCGATGTTCAAGGTCGGCCCCGCGCTGCTCGCGGGCAATACGATGGTGCTCAAGCCCTCGCCGTTCACGCCGCTCTCGACGCTGAAGTTCGGCGAGTTGGTGAAGGATCTGCTGCCGCCAGGCGTGCTCAACATCATCAGCGGCGGCGATGCGCTTGGCCCCTGGATGACGAGCCATCCAGGCTTCGACAAGATCAGCTTCACCGGATCGACCGCGACCGGCCGCCGCGTGATGGAATCGGCGGCGCCGACGCTGAAGCGCGTGACACTCGAACTCGGCGGCAATGATGCCGCGATCGTCATGCCCGATGTCGATGTCGAGAAAGTCGCCGAGGAATTGTTCTGGGCCGCCTTCCGCAACAACGGCCAGATCTGCGTCGCAACCAAGCGCATGTATGTGCACCGCGACATCTACGAGCCGCTGAAGGATGCGCTCGTCGCTTATGCCAGCACGGTGAAGGTCGGCGATGGCTCGGAGCAGGGGACGCAGATCGGCCCGATCAACAATGCCGCGCAATACGCCCGCGTTCTCGAGCTGATCGAGGATGCCAGGGACAAGGGCTATACATTTCTTGTCGGCGGCGAGGCGGCCGATGTGCCCGGTTATTTCATCCCGGTCACCATCCTCGACAACCCGCCCGAGGACAGCCGCATCGTCCAGGAAGAGCAGTTCGGCCCCGTCCTGCCGCTGATCAAGTTCGACGACTTCGACGATGTCGTCGCGCGCGCCAATGCCAGCGAATATGGTCTCGGCGGCTCGGTCTGGGGCCGCGACGAGGACAAAGCGTTCGCGATCGCAGAGCGCATCGCGAGCGGCACCGTCTGGGTCAACGAAACCCAGCATCTCTCTCCGACGGCGGCCTTCGGCGGCATGAAGCAGTCGGGCGTCGGCGTCGAGGGCGGGCTCGATGGCCTCCTCGAATATACCAATGCCCAGACGATCGTGCGGCGGAAGAAAACGGCGGCTTGACGTCGTCGCTATCGATCCCGGTCCACGATTTTCCCGCGCACGCGGGGGCATAGCGCATTTCACGGAGATCGTCCGCACAAGCCTCGCAGCGCGGCTGTTTCTGTGGAGACGCCGGGATTGCCGGGCTCCTCGCGGAGCCAGCGGGCCCGGCAAGGCGAGGCCGGAAGCGAAGGGCCCTTGGTCAGCCGTTCAAAGTCGCCTGCCGGCCCCGATCCGCTATCTCGTCCTAAAGCAATCCCGGGGCCAAGGGCGCGCGAGTGACGGACGCATTGCGCCGCAGCGGCATGGCGCTGCGGCGCGCTATTTGCTGTTTAAGGGTGCGTTTTCATACGCGATCTCTGATGGCCCAGCGCGATGCGAGCATGAAGTGCCAGCCGGCCCACACCAGGCTGATGCAAGACGCGAGGAGTGCATAGCGAAGGCTCTCGACACCTTGCGTCGGCGCGAGAAGGTCGCTGAGCAAGCCGATGCTGTAGGGACCGAGGCCAAGCCCGATCATTGCCGATGTGAACAGCGCGACGGCAACCGCGGTTCCCCGGCGCCAGGGCTCGGCGAAGCTTTGCAGCGCGGACAGCGCGACGCCGCTCGTCGAAAGCGACAGCGCGACCCCTGCCGTCAGCAGCACGACGCAAAGCTTCCAGTCGGTCGCAAGGAAAGCCGCGGCAAAGGCCGGGGCAGAGGCGCTATAGCCCGCGGCCGGGATCCAGAGTTCCCATCGATGATCGCGGCGCATCAGATAGGATGTCAGCGCGCCGACGCCGATGACGCCGATGATCCCGCCCGTGCCATGCGAGAGCCCGGACCAGAAGCCCGCGACCTGGAGGTCGAGTTCCATCGAGCGTATGAGGAACGTGGTTTGCCACTGTCCGATCCCGTAGATGCCGAACGAGCTGATGCCGAGGCCGAGGTTGAGATGCAGGAAGGCGCGGCGGCGAAGAAGGATCGCGAGCGACGCCCAGAGACTTTCCTTGGTGGCTTGCCCCACTTCGGCCGACTCATGGGTGGGCTCGGGCAACATGAGCAGCAGGACCACGAGCGGCAGGCTGGCAAGGCCCGCGACCATCAGCGCGGCGCGCCATCCATAGGAATGGGCGATCGCCCCCGCGACCATCAGTCCGATGCTCACCCCGGCGATCCCCCCGGCCTGGAAGAGGCTGATCCCGATGGCACGTCGATGGGCCGGGAAATAATCTCCGATCAGCGAATGCGCCGCGGGCGCGCATCCGGCTTCGCCGATACCGACGCCGACGCGCGCCATGAAGACCTGGGTGAAATTCCGCGCAAGGCCGGTCGTGAAGGTCATGATGCTCCAGAAGCCGAGGCAGACCGCGAGAAGGCGCGTGCGATTCGTGCGGTCGGCGAGGCGGCCGAGCGGAATGCCCATCGTGGCATAGACCACCGCGAAGGCGACGCCCGAGAGCAGGCCGAGCTCCGAATCCGAGAGGCCGAGCTCGTGCTTCATCGGCTCGAGCACCACGGCGAGGACCATGCGGTCCATATAGTTGAAGAAGCTCACCATCGTCAGCACGGCAACGGCGAATATGGCGGTTCGTCCGCCATAGGCAGGCGCGCTTTGAGTGCCCGTCAGATCTCTCATCCTCATACCCCTTTGCCGCGATCCTTCGTCGCGGGCTCGGCGGCGATACTAGGATTAGCGGATGGGCCGATGCAAGTGATTTTGGAATCCGTATTGATTCCTGATTCAGAATCGCGTATCAAAAATGGGCGTGAAGGTTACGGGCGGAGAAGGTGGCGCAGGCCAAGGCCTCCCAGCCCGGGAAAATCGCGACGGTCCGAAGAGGCCGATTTGATAATAGACAAAGGGAAATGGGAGGTAGGCATGTCTAAAAGGGCGAAGCTTCGTTTGCAGGAAAAGCTGGTTTTTGCGGGGGCGGCGGCTGCGGTCGCGCTCGTCGGCGCAGCACCGGCTTATGCACAATCGAGCGATAATCAGGAAACATCATCGATTCCAGAAGGTCAGCGCGACAGTCAGGACATCGTCGTGACGGCTCAGAAGCGCGCGTCGCGCCTGGCGGACGTTCCGGCGGCGATCTCGGCCTTCAGCGGCGCTTATATCGAGGAGCGCGGGGTTAGCGATTTCGAAGGGATCGTCGAACAGACGCCCGGCGTCAGCATCACGTCCGATTTCGGCGGCAGCGCGTCCAAGGTCATCTCGGTGCGCGGTCTCGGCGGCAGCGACGATTATCGCCCGAACGGCAGTTCGTCGGCGGCGTTGCACCTCGACGATGTCTACCAGACGTCCAACCTCTTTCTATCACTTCCTTTCTTCGACGTCGAACGCGTCGAAGTGCTGAAGGGCCCACAGGGCACGCTCTATGGCCGCAACAGCACCGCGGGCGTGATCAACGTCATCACCCGCGATCCGGGCAAGGATTTGAACGGATATGGGACGGCTGAGTTCGGCAGCTACGGGCGATATCGCGTCGAGGCCGCGGTCGGCGGCGCGCTCACGGACGATATCTCGGCGCGCATCGCCGTGGTCGGCGATTGGGGCGGCGGTTATATGAACGGCAAGGGCGCTGGCTCGTTCGCCGGCAGGCAGTTTTTTGCCGGCACGCCGGCCATTCCCGATCCGGGCGCGCGCGACGGATGGGGCGACCGCGACATGATGGCGATCCGCGGCACGCTGCTCTGGAACATGCCTACCGACGGCAGGCTCAAGCTCAAGGTGTTCACGAGCCGCGATCAGGGCGAGAATCAGGTTTCGGACAGCGTTCAGGGTGTCTCGAACAACGGCTTCCTCGAGCCCGATGATGATCCCTACACCTTCTATTCGTCCTTCTATGCCACGCGCGACATCCGGATGACCGGCGGGTCGCTCAATTACGAGCAGCCGCTTACGGATGATATCACCTTCACGACGGTCCTTGGCTATCAACGTGGCAAGCGCTCCGTGAATGGCACCACCGGCGGCCCGTTCCGGGCGTTCGATTATGATTTCAGCGACCGCGTGACCCAGAAGTCGATCGAGGCCCGTCTCGCGGGCGACATCGGCCCGGCGAACTGGGTTGTCGGCGTTTACGGGGTCAACGACACGGTCGATTTCCTGACCGACCTCGACGAGACCGACTCCGCCGCGTCGATCGTTCGCACCAACTATAGGCAAACACGCAAGAGCCGTGCTGTGTTCGGTCAGGTCGACTGGCCGATCACCGACAAGTTCACGGTGACCGGCGGTCTTCGCTATACCGACGACAAGGCCCGCTTCGCAGGATCGACGATCGATCTCAATCCTTATGGCGTTTCGGTGGCCCCCGCGCGCTTTCCCGCAATACCGGTGTTCTTCGACAACAAGACGAGCGACAATAATCTCTCGGGACGGCTGACGCTGTCTTACAAGCCCATCGACGAGGTCAAGATCTATGCCTCCTATGGCACGGGCTACAAGGCGGGCGGTTTCGACGGATCGTCGATCTTCAGCCCGGTGGAAGCACTGCCGCTCCGGCCTGAAAAGGTCAAAGCCTATGAAGCGGGGCTGAAGGTTTCGACCGATGGCCGCTTCTACGCCTCGGTCGACGCCTTCTACTATGATCTGTCCGAATTGCAGGCGTTCACGCAGCTTCCGCCTCCGGCCGGCTCGCCGCCGGGGACGACTACGCCGAACATTCGCATCAACGTCGGCAAATCGGTCCTCTACGGCGTCGATTTGCAGGTCGGGTTCAATCTGATCGACAATGACCTGCACAGCCTGCGTTTCGAGGCGGGCGGCACGCTGCTCGACAGCCGGATCACCGACTTCATCGGCACACCTGCGCAGGTGGCGGCGAATCTCGGCAACGATCTTCCGGCCGCGCCGCACAAGACCGGCAACGCATCGCTCGTTCACAAGCTTCAGCTTGGTGGCGGGCTGGAGTTCACGACGACGTTGGATGCGCGCCACAAGAGCGCCGAATTCAAACGTCTGAGCAATGTGGCTTCGTCGCGGGTGCCCTCCTATACGCTGTTCGGCTTGCGCGGCGAACTGTCGTCGGATGCCGGCTGGTCGGTATTTGCCTATGTTCGCAATCTCACCGACGAGGTTTATGCGGTCGACCGCAACGGGCCTCAGCGGCTGGTTGGATCGCCGCGGCTCTTCGGCGGCGGCGTGCGGTACGAATTCTAGAGCGCGGCCGGTTTTGAGGAAAACAGGACCGATGCTCCAGCAGATTATTTAATGAGGTTTTCAGAGTCGTCCGGCGTTCCGCCGGGCGGCTCTGAAGGCGTTTTGGGAAGGCGGATATCATGTCGATCAAACATATTGTGCTTACGCTGCTTGCCGTGCTCGGCGCGTCGCAGGCGGCGGCGCAGGCCGAGGACGGAAAATTCACGATCGCGGTCGTCCCCGACACCCAATATTATACCGACTATCGCCACCAGACCGAGGAAGGCTTCCCGTTCGATGCGCGCGAACTTTTCTTCGACCAGATGCAATATATCGCCGCCAACGCGGAGTCCGAGGGCGGCGATATCGCTTTCGCCACAGCGCTGGGCGATGTTTGGCAGCATGCAAGCCAGCGCATGACGCCCGAATATGCGGCGAAGGGTCACAAGCATGTCGACAGCTTCATCACGAACCTGCCGCAAATCTATCCCGACCAGCGCGTGCTAACGGTCGAAATGCCGACGGCGCGCAAGGGCTATGAAATGATTTCCGGCAAGCTTCCCTTCTCGGTCGTCCCCGGCAATCATGACTATGATTCCAACTGGTCCGATTCACGCTATCCCGAGGGCAAGGACGGATTTCCCTACGGCATGCTCGCTTATGGCGGCCTCAAGAACTGGAACTCGGTGTTCGGTGCGGACACGCCCTTCTTCAAGAAGAAGCCCTGGTATGTGGACAGCTTCAATGGCGGCGCCAACAGCGCGCAGGTCTTCGAGGCGGGCGGATTTCGCTTCCTGCATATCGGCTTCGAGATGGCGCCGTCGGACGAGGTGCTCAAATGGGCCGAAGGCGTGATCAAGCGCTATCCTGGCGTTCCGACGATCGTCAGCACGCACAGCTATCTCAATCCCGCCGCCGAGCGGAAGGAAATCGCCGCGGTCGACTTCAAGGCGGTCGATCCGGTGCACAACAACCCGCAGGATGTCTGGGACAAGTTTCTGTCGCAGAACGACCAGATCTTTCTCATGCTCAGCGCTCATCAATATGGGCAGTCGCGCCGCGTCGACCTCAACAAGTTCGGTCACAAGGTCTACCAGGTGATGTCGGACTATCAGGGGCGGCGGCAGTCGTTCGTGACCGCGGCGCCGGCGCGCGCGGCCGAACGCGAGACGATCGGCGACGGTTGGATGCGGCTGATGAAATTCGACCTGTCGGGCGAACAGGCGAGCGTGCGCGTGAGCACGATTTCGACCTATTACAAGACGACGGCGTCCAAGCTCCCGACCTATTCGGCCTTCTACAAGGAGAAGGAAAAGCCGACGGCAACCGACGAGGAATTCGTCGCCTCCGACGAGTTCACAATCGATCTCGACGATTTCTACAGCCGCTTCGCCTCGGCCCGGG
This genomic interval from Sphingopyxis chilensis contains the following:
- a CDS encoding aldehyde dehydrogenase family protein, which translates into the protein MEFDCDYAMLIGGRLDGGSARFDVLNPATEQVIGSAPDASKDDLDRAIAAARAAFPDWAATPIAERKAALNAMGRAVMAEADALKRLLTAEQGKPHAEAAGEIMGAGYWLMGAASLDMPVTVNEDSAERYSETRHVPLGVVGAISPWNFPLLLAMFKVGPALLAGNTMVLKPSPFTPLSTLKFGELVKDLLPPGVLNIISGGDALGPWMTSHPGFDKISFTGSTATGRRVMESAAPTLKRVTLELGGNDAAIVMPDVDVEKVAEELFWAAFRNNGQICVATKRMYVHRDIYEPLKDALVAYASTVKVGDGSEQGTQIGPINNAAQYARVLELIEDARDKGYTFLVGGEAADVPGYFIPVTILDNPPEDSRIVQEEQFGPVLPLIKFDDFDDVVARANASEYGLGGSVWGRDEDKAFAIAERIASGTVWVNETQHLSPTAAFGGMKQSGVGVEGGLDGLLEYTNAQTIVRRKKTAA
- a CDS encoding spinster family MFS transporter; its protein translation is MRDLTGTQSAPAYGGRTAIFAVAVLTMVSFFNYMDRMVLAVVLEPMKHELGLSDSELGLLSGVAFAVVYATMGIPLGRLADRTNRTRLLAVCLGFWSIMTFTTGLARNFTQVFMARVGVGIGEAGCAPAAHSLIGDYFPAHRRAIGISLFQAGGIAGVSIGLMVAGAIAHSYGWRAALMVAGLASLPLVVLLLMLPEPTHESAEVGQATKESLWASLAILLRRRAFLHLNLGLGISSFGIYGIGQWQTTFLIRSMELDLQVAGFWSGLSHGTGGIIGVIGVGALTSYLMRRDHRWELWIPAAGYSASAPAFAAAFLATDWKLCVVLLTAGVALSLSTSGVALSALQSFAEPWRRGTAVAVALFTSAMIGLGLGPYSIGLLSDLLAPTQGVESLRYALLASCISLVWAGWHFMLASRWAIRDRV
- a CDS encoding TonB-dependent receptor, with the protein product MQVILESVLIPDSESRIKNGREGYGRRRWRRPRPPSPGKSRRSEEADLIIDKGKWEVGMSKRAKLRLQEKLVFAGAAAAVALVGAAPAYAQSSDNQETSSIPEGQRDSQDIVVTAQKRASRLADVPAAISAFSGAYIEERGVSDFEGIVEQTPGVSITSDFGGSASKVISVRGLGGSDDYRPNGSSSAALHLDDVYQTSNLFLSLPFFDVERVEVLKGPQGTLYGRNSTAGVINVITRDPGKDLNGYGTAEFGSYGRYRVEAAVGGALTDDISARIAVVGDWGGGYMNGKGAGSFAGRQFFAGTPAIPDPGARDGWGDRDMMAIRGTLLWNMPTDGRLKLKVFTSRDQGENQVSDSVQGVSNNGFLEPDDDPYTFYSSFYATRDIRMTGGSLNYEQPLTDDITFTTVLGYQRGKRSVNGTTGGPFRAFDYDFSDRVTQKSIEARLAGDIGPANWVVGVYGVNDTVDFLTDLDETDSAASIVRTNYRQTRKSRAVFGQVDWPITDKFTVTGGLRYTDDKARFAGSTIDLNPYGVSVAPARFPAIPVFFDNKTSDNNLSGRLTLSYKPIDEVKIYASYGTGYKAGGFDGSSIFSPVEALPLRPEKVKAYEAGLKVSTDGRFYASVDAFYYDLSELQAFTQLPPPAGSPPGTTTPNIRINVGKSVLYGVDLQVGFNLIDNDLHSLRFEAGGTLLDSRITDFIGTPAQVAANLGNDLPAAPHKTGNASLVHKLQLGGGLEFTTTLDARHKSAEFKRLSNVASSRVPSYTLFGLRGELSSDAGWSVFAYVRNLTDEVYAVDRNGPQRLVGSPRLFGGGVRYEF
- a CDS encoding metallophosphoesterase family protein, whose protein sequence is MSIKHIVLTLLAVLGASQAAAQAEDGKFTIAVVPDTQYYTDYRHQTEEGFPFDARELFFDQMQYIAANAESEGGDIAFATALGDVWQHASQRMTPEYAAKGHKHVDSFITNLPQIYPDQRVLTVEMPTARKGYEMISGKLPFSVVPGNHDYDSNWSDSRYPEGKDGFPYGMLAYGGLKNWNSVFGADTPFFKKKPWYVDSFNGGANSAQVFEAGGFRFLHIGFEMAPSDEVLKWAEGVIKRYPGVPTIVSTHSYLNPAAERKEIAAVDFKAVDPVHNNPQDVWDKFLSQNDQIFLMLSAHQYGQSRRVDLNKFGHKVYQVMSDYQGRRQSFVTAAPARAAERETIGDGWMRLMKFDLSGEQASVRVSTISTYYKTTASKLPTYSAFYKEKEKPTATDEEFVASDEFTIDLDDFYSRFASARVKGKGKRK